The following nucleotide sequence is from Ornithodoros turicata isolate Travis chromosome 2, ASM3712646v1, whole genome shotgun sequence.
tctgaactcgagagactgttcgtacgtaggatacttgtgtcgggaaacatcacaacacgcgctgagtcactctGACACACaaacaaatctgggacttctcttcGAACAATGCCGTCACACGGTGGTAACTGTggagacgcgagacgccgctgtccgctgccacttctctcccttctcttctcgtaactgcccgccagacagggagcccgcgaaagaatgatcttttgaaactttgccaaccaatagcggagcgcgcaatgtccttcggccaatgggtatcaactatgatgcctgacggtgtaataccacgtgtttatgacgtgcaaacatttttttagagccgcgaagagggggagctatgGGGGCCTGGCCATGCTGACAATCAACGGCTACATTATGTTATGTGTCGTCCCGTCAGGACGGCTCGACGTAACAAGAGCGTACCGTGAGGCCGGTTTCGAGCCGGGGAAAAGAAACTTTATTCTCCGTCGGTAACACTTAAATAGCACTCTGACGGAACCGGTACACGCCCCCATACCTCCACCTTGATACCATCAAGGTAAACAAAATGATACGATAAGGCGCGTATCATACATCCCCCTTTCCCTCCAAAGCTAAGTGGAAACGCTGACACTGTTTACATTCACCATGTACTATTAAACAAATCGAAAAACATCTCTACTTTGTAGATGTGAAATACAATCAGAACCCAAATCTATCAGGCGGCTTAATACATCGTCCGCTCTTCGTGTGCCTGTGGGAGTCATTTGAACACATGACATCAAGGTTCTCAGTGACTGGCACGGTCGCTTGCTTCACTTGCTGTCCCTGTGCATGCTTCGTTGAATCAGGCAATCCCATGGCTGAACTCGGGGTTCCTTGGCGAGAAACTGAAGTATCACTTGTCACGGAGAGGGCATCGTCACTGTTAGAGGTGCCTTTCTTATACGGTACAAGATCGGTCCGCGTTCGACGTACTTCTTTGCCCCTCGTAGCTACCCAGAACGATCTAGGAGTTGTAGCTTTACTTTTGACGACTCCTTGGCGTTTAAGGTCTATTATCCATGCCCTATCTCCAACTTCGACTCGTGGTAGATGTCGCACACCATGTCGGGTGTTGTACCAGGTGGCTTGTTTGAACTTGAACAGCTTCTACCGCTTCCTCAGGTCATCGTAGTTCGGCGTCTTGGGCAAAAGTACTTCAGGGGAGATTGGGATAGTAGTGCGCAACTTGCGGCCCATCAGAAGTTCCGAAGGGCTGTAACCGTTGGCCAGGGGAGATGTCCGGTATGCTAAGAGCGACTCATAGGGATCATCTGTTTCCTTCAAGGAATTCTTGAAGATTTTCACTGCCGCCTCCGCGAGGCCGTTACTCTGGGGGTAACGCGGACTCGATGTAGTGTGACGAAATTTGTATGTGGCGGCAAAGTTCTTAAATGCTGATGACTGCGCATCAGAAAACTGGGGTCCGTCGTCAGAGATTACCTCGTCAGGAATACCATGGCGAGCGAAGATGGACTTACAGTGTTCGATCACTGTTTCCGATGAGGTGCTTCTTAACGGGGCGATTTCAGGAAATCGTGAGTAATAGTCGGTCACAGCCAACCACCAACGGCCCTTGATGAAGAAAAGATCCATAGCGACCGTCTGCCACGGTCTTCGGGGGAATTTCGTCGTCAAACACGGTTCCTTCCTATTCAGTGCGTGCTCCTTACACGCAGGGCAACTGCTGACAGGGCAACAAAGTACC
It contains:
- the LOC135384253 gene encoding uncharacterized protein K02A2.6-like, with protein sequence MDLFFIKGRWWLAVTDYYSRFPEIAPLRSTSSETVIEHCKSIFARHGIPDEVISDDGPQFSDAQSSAFKNFAATYKFRHTTSSPRYPQSNGLAEAAVKIFKNSLKETDDPYESLLAYRTSPLANGYSPSELLMGRKLRTTIPISPEVLLPKTPNYDDLRKR